TTGAACATTCAAACcctattttgttgtttcaacTGGCCAGCCTTGTATTCGTAGGAAATGAAATGGTATGGCAGCCAATTCTGAGTTGTATTGCGTCTATAATGCGCGGTTTATAGTAGAATGGGAGATTGGATCCTACCcataatttgaattgaacttgGAATTTACCACCCCTCAACTTTTAAACGGGCTGGGGTGGGTTGAAGTGAAGACACTTTCAAATACGTTAGAGGTTCGCAATTTTTTCAACAGTTTCTATTGCTTTGTTAAATAATACAAGCGTGAAATAAATCATTCGTAATCAAGCAAGCGTTTAACCCGAACGGGTTTTAACTTCACCACCTTTTCATTTCCATGCAGTTGTATTGCTATGCAAGTTCAGGATGTTGCAGCGAATCGTAGCTGCACCATGGTAGATTTCTAGTGGCAAGAAAAAGAGccccaaaagagaaaaaacaaaaaccaaaaagggGCTCCACATGAATTCACTTATGGAGCTGCCAAGAAAATCATTTTCTGTTAGTGAACACTAATTCTTTCACCATGAATATTAGAAACTACTAGAACGGCTTGTTATGGTGATGCCTGAGGGGCTAGTGAAACCACTCGAGATGCTCACCTTCCTCATTAATCTTTTGGGCACCATTTAGTTTGCGATAAAAATCTGACGAGAAATAAAATTACGTCCATTCATTTGCCATAGCAAAGATAAGGGCAAGATAAGGGCTGTTACTATTCATATAAATAGTGGAGCCCTTGCAAAAGGTTtgttgtgtttccacccattgtcatggcaacCCAAGGACAACCACTATTAATATGAGATATGATGAGAGGAATTTATATGGCGTTTTGATATGGAAAGTGAAGAATATGGCTAcgtatttctttttaaaaattctaaaattttggtgatttttcagattctgtttttataaaaaaattttgttgcTAACTTCAGCAGCCCTCAAGCACGAACTCGGACTCATTTTGTCTTAGGACTTGCTCGCTTTATTGGGACCCCTCCTGCCCGAGCTTCAGCAGCCCACTGAAAGTGCAACATGGGACTTGAGCCCGGGGCAAACTGCACCAGAGGAAGTGCTCTAATATCCCATGTTTTTTACCCTTCAGCTTTTCTTTTCCCCAATCAAGTTACAaaaggaatttgggaattttttattttttttattttttattttttattttttgtgtgaaaGGAATTTGGGAAGTGAGTACCTAGTTTGCCGAAAGGAATATGGGCTTCATTAATGACAATTCAtctgttgacacgtggcgccacTTGTTATTCAAGAAAATTTCCACGGTTAAGTATTGAAATTTAAGGGTTTATATCAAACAACAATTATCGGTGGAGTTGTAAAGTCTTTCGTTTCTCTCAGCGCCAAGGTTCGAACCTCGCCggtttccttctttttttttttttccttccccattttcatttttctccttcttcttcgtcCAGAAAAGCCATGGATAAGGATAACGACGGGTCATCTGGTCGTCCGAGAACGGTAACAACCAGCTCTCTCTATaatcaattttcttcttcaatttcactACAATTCCATCTTGGATCTGAATTCTTCCCTGATTTTTTCTTGGTTCTTTTTATTCTCAGCATAAGTTTATACCGAAAGGTCGCAAAAAGACCAGAGCACCTGTGCCCGCACcgtatttctcaaaaacccttcCCTTCAAAtcccatttcatttcattttttggaaatatttaccatgaatttttcttttaacgTTTTGTGCTGTGAATCAATGCAGTGAGGTTGGTGATAATGACGATGGTGAAGAAGCCAGAAAGGCCGAGGCTCTGTTTCGTCAATTCAATGTAGGcttgtcttttctttctttaactAAACATTTTCAGTCTGTAATGATTTTTGATGCTCAACAATTTTTTGGTGTGTGTTTTGAAGGAGTTACTTATTCATTTGTTATTTGATGTTTTTTGGGGCTGTTTAATAAATAATGGTGATGTAAAAtgtaaattttcctttttgtcttctttttgaaattattatttaatttttttaattaaaaaatagctTTGGGATTGattaaaattaactaaatacAAAAGGCTCTGTTTGGTTGTTCAGAAAGGGTTGGCGGTGTGAAATCTACAGTTTGGGTCGTATGGTGTGTTTGGTTGCGTTGTCAAGATAAGACGATATGGatattttttgggttggtCTATACTTTTGTTTTGGGGATACTTTTGGATATCTAAacagaaaagagaaggaaagacAACAAAAGATTTTCCTTTAGGGTTGGCAGAAAAGATAAAATGAAAAGACCAACTTGATGTTGGAGATGGAatcacaaattttcttttcttcgttCCTTGTTaaaaatggaaggaaaaaTGCAAGTTTTGATTGATTATCAAGGCAATTGCAAGATGAGCTTTAACTCACTTCCAATAACGCATTTGTAGCAttttgaaaggaaaaagaattcACCTTCCATGCATGTTCGCTTGTTCAATTGATCTCAGTAGATCAGTAGCCAGCCTCCTTCCCCAGTTTTGCCAATATGTGCAGCTGAATGTGATTGTGAACTTCATAACCTTGAGTTACTCTTTCCCTTTCCATGATATCTATTTTGCATTGGAAATTGTCAATAGAATGTGGTATTGGATAATTCGGTTTTATCATCTTtcagtaatatatatatactgaaCAGATAATTGATTTTTATCATTGCATTTACAGGAGAATTCCCGAAGACGGGGGCCCAAAGTCGAAAAGAAATGTAATTTCTCATTAACTCTGCTTTCATATTATAAACTTGACATATTATCTGTCATGTTGattataattatttgattttctttaatattataaGTAGTAGTTCTCTGCTTGTTAAATTTCATAGTAATAGGAAAGCATGTTCTTGATGGCTGAGTAGCTGAATAGAATGGATATAACCAATCCAAATATCCAGATGGAGAGGAGTCTGAACTAGGTTAATTACTTCTTAAGATTATATTGTATCTGCTTCCGATTGACGTTTGCTGTTCAAAATGCAGCTTCAGTGAGAGTTGCATTTGGTCCTGGAGCAGATACATCCTCAACATCTATTAGAACATATGGAACTGCAAAGGATGGTAATACTGGCAAAAGCAGCAGCTCAGGACTCGAAGACTCTGATGATGATCAAAGTCCACCAACTTTGCCTGAAGTTGGAAAAGATGTGTCCATGGAAGATGCTACTGATGTAGAACCTCTTCAGACTGTGAAGCAAAGATATACAGAATGTTGGGTAAGAACACAAACCACCCCCACCCCCTACCTATGTAACTCTCTctacatctctctctctttgtatcttctctctctcaccaaGTGTCTGGCTTCTCTGGTGCTTTTACAGGATTCTGAGACTACATACTATCCTACTACTCTCCCTCTCAGGAAGCCCAACTCTGGAGACCCCGGTAGTCTTTTTAATGGAACTTTCAATAATCTTAATCTTGTCGTTCATAGATCTTATGATTTTTGCATTAGCAAAAATGTAATGAtgattttcattctcatttcCACTCTTAAGTGTTTACCAtttgcttgtttttcttttagaagTCCTTAATGAGAATGAATTTGGGGAGGATGCTGAAAAAGAGTATGATGAGAGCACTATAAACCATGCTGCAGAACTTGGGCTGCTGGTGGGTATTAGATTAGTAGTATTAATGATAAACATATCC
The Prunus dulcis chromosome 2, ALMONDv2, whole genome shotgun sequence DNA segment above includes these coding regions:
- the LOC117618881 gene encoding DNA-directed RNA polymerase III subunit rpc4-like — protein: MDKDNDGSSGRPRTHKFIPKGRKKTRAPVPAPEVGDNDDGEEARKAEALFRQFNENSRRRGPKVEKKSSVRVAFGPGADTSSTSIRTYGTAKDGNTGKSSSSGLEDSDDDQSPPTLPEVGKDVSMEDATDVEPLQTVKQRYTECWDSETTYYPTTLPLRKPNSGDPEVLNENEFGEDAEKEYDESTINHAAELGLLEEKVEARMLFVQLPTILPLTKRSATAKGKEKVGSSTSLESTGAPKKGCSLEELPGGYMGKMLVYKSGAIKLKLGNTLCDVSPGSDCLCDEDVAVINTEEKRCCVLGGISHRAVVTPNVDSLLNVISLD